A single Luteolibacter arcticus DNA region contains:
- a CDS encoding class I SAM-dependent methyltransferase: MEILPDQSQSVIKCRNSQGLEVQANLLRLTRYSVVFEVYNPYSILQLSEVLSDFRILANRRLVYRGKAVVSNILNTGLVLVCEAGLEDGWQEVDFLSAVNGEADLGAQFTSFMSEWKAANLVQDPFKVAVADMASALAGVQHWMGSIDIGIRSTATRKRDELEREIFSSVQEKVLEQMIPSMENFEDVADQIGEDEVPSHKSYIRREMHPIVLCSPFVYRTYAKPLGYAGDYEMVNMMMRDPYEGASSFAKMLNYAILNTEPVVAHRNRIDYLVEMLDRESNRRIGKGRARAFNLGCGPAEEVLRFLREHDASELMEFDLLDFNSETLEYTRERLDKVRMAEGRNTRMRFIPRSVHQILKAAAQPGGDPELANYDVVYCAGLYDYLSQRVGKRLVEFFCSIANPGGLVVVTNVADTNPRKAWMEYLMDWNLIYRSKEEMLDLVPAGLPTKRVEVKSDATGVNLFLEIELADG, from the coding sequence ATGGAGATCCTCCCTGACCAGTCGCAGAGCGTCATCAAATGCAGGAATAGCCAGGGATTGGAGGTTCAGGCGAACCTGCTGCGCCTGACCCGCTACTCGGTGGTATTCGAGGTCTATAATCCCTATAGCATCCTCCAGCTTTCCGAAGTCCTTTCGGACTTCCGCATCCTGGCTAACAGGCGGTTGGTTTATCGCGGCAAGGCGGTCGTCAGCAACATCCTCAACACCGGTCTGGTGTTGGTCTGCGAGGCGGGTCTGGAAGATGGCTGGCAGGAGGTGGACTTCCTATCCGCCGTCAACGGCGAGGCCGATCTCGGCGCCCAGTTCACCTCCTTCATGTCGGAGTGGAAAGCTGCCAACCTCGTCCAGGATCCTTTCAAGGTTGCCGTAGCGGACATGGCAAGCGCCCTCGCCGGCGTGCAGCACTGGATGGGCAGCATCGACATCGGCATCCGCTCCACCGCCACCCGCAAGCGTGACGAACTGGAGCGTGAGATCTTCAGCAGTGTCCAGGAGAAGGTCTTGGAACAGATGATCCCCTCGATGGAAAATTTCGAGGATGTGGCGGACCAGATTGGCGAGGATGAGGTGCCCTCGCACAAATCGTACATCCGCCGCGAGATGCACCCGATCGTCCTTTGTTCGCCCTTTGTCTATCGCACTTACGCGAAGCCGCTCGGCTACGCGGGTGACTATGAGATGGTCAATATGATGATGCGTGATCCCTACGAGGGAGCGTCGTCATTCGCGAAGATGCTCAATTATGCGATTCTCAATACGGAGCCGGTGGTGGCCCACCGTAACCGCATCGATTATCTGGTGGAGATGCTGGACCGGGAATCCAACCGGCGCATCGGTAAGGGCCGCGCGCGCGCCTTCAACCTAGGCTGCGGCCCGGCGGAAGAAGTCCTGCGCTTCCTGCGCGAGCACGACGCCAGCGAGCTGATGGAGTTCGACCTGCTGGACTTCAACTCGGAGACCTTGGAATATACCCGCGAGCGCCTTGACAAGGTGCGCATGGCGGAAGGCAGGAATACCCGCATGCGCTTCATCCCGCGCTCCGTCCACCAGATCCTGAAGGCAGCAGCGCAACCCGGCGGCGACCCCGAGCTCGCGAACTACGACGTGGTCTATTGCGCCGGCTTGTATGACTACCTGTCCCAGCGCGTCGGCAAGCGCTTGGTCGAGTTTTTCTGCTCGATCGCCAACCCGGGGGGGCTAGTCGTCGTCACCAACGTCGCAGACACCAATCCACGCAAGGCATGGATGGAGTATCTGATGGACTGGAACCTGATTTACCGCAGCAAGGAGGAGATGCTGGACCTAGTCCCAGCCGGTCTTCCTACCAAGCGCGTGGAAGTGAAGTCAGACGCGACCGGGGTGAATCTCTTCTTGGAAATCGAACTGGCCGATGGCTGA
- a CDS encoding NUDIX domain-containing protein, whose translation MVRFRPNVAALMVKPQGQLLVCERWTIPGAWQFPQGGVDDGETLEQALFREVREEIGFSPQHYELLSYRTGYRYLYPEEVRFKKMRKHGCHGQEQTYYHCLVKADAPEVNVNQRPREFGAYRWILPEEFDLDWLPDFKRDVYRQVMLDFFGVRL comes from the coding sequence GTGGTTCGATTTCGTCCAAATGTGGCGGCGTTAATGGTGAAGCCGCAGGGGCAACTGCTCGTCTGCGAGCGCTGGACCATTCCCGGGGCCTGGCAGTTCCCGCAGGGGGGGGTGGACGACGGGGAGACGCTGGAGCAGGCGCTGTTCCGGGAGGTGAGGGAGGAGATCGGATTTTCGCCGCAGCACTATGAGCTGCTGAGCTACCGCACCGGCTACCGCTACCTCTACCCGGAGGAGGTGCGCTTCAAGAAGATGCGCAAGCATGGCTGCCATGGGCAGGAGCAGACCTACTACCATTGCCTGGTGAAGGCGGATGCGCCGGAGGTGAACGTGAACCAGCGGCCGCGGGAGTTCGGCGCCTACCGGTGGATCCTGCCGGAGGAGTTCGATCTGGACTGGCTGCCGGACTTCAAGAGGGACGTCTATCGGCAGGTGATGTTGGACTTCTTCGGGGTGCGGCTGTGA